One window of the Felis catus isolate Fca126 chromosome E3, F.catus_Fca126_mat1.0, whole genome shotgun sequence genome contains the following:
- the PAPOLB gene encoding poly(A) polymerase beta, producing the protein MMPFPVTTPGSQQTPPPPKRCGISSPISLAAPKETDCVLTQKLIETLKPFGVFEEEEELQRRILILEKLNNLVKEWIREISESKSLPQAVIENVGGKIFTFGSYRLGVHTKGADIDALCVAPRHVDRSDFFTSFYDKLKLHEEVKDLRAVEEAFVPVIKLCFDGIEIDILFARLALQTIPEDLDLRDDSLLKNLDIRCIRSLNGCRVTDEILHLVPDIDNFRLTLRAIKLWAKCHNIYSNILGFLGGVSWAMLVARTCQLYPNAIASTLVRKFFLVFSEWEWPNPVLLKEPEEQNLNLPVWDPRVNPSDRYHLMPIITPAYPQQNSTYNVSVSTRMVMIEEFKQGLAITHEILLSKAEWSKLFEAPSFFQKYKHYIVLLASAPTEKQHLEWVGLVESKIRILVGSLEKNEFITLAHVNPQSFPAPKENPDREEFRTMWVIGLVLKKPENSDVLSIDLTYDIQSFTDTVYRQAINTKMFEVDMKIAAMHLRRKELHQLLPNQVLQKKKAHSAEGVTLTALNDNSLDFSVDSEDGMSVPSPTSIMKTGPTTGSCQGRNSPAPAIMVASVTNVQVTEVSLQQANPSESLGASGESIPQAASQPALCPPPKPTVARVVSSTRLVNHPPRPSGSTATNIANPLVGV; encoded by the coding sequence ATGATGCCGTTTCCGGTGACGACCCCTGGATCACAACAGACCCCGCCGCCGCCCAAGCGCTGTGGCATCTCCTCCCCCATCAGTTTAGCAGCCCCCAAGGAGACTGACTGCGTACTTACCCAGAAGCTAATCGAAACCCTGAAGCCCTTCGGGGTttttgaagaggaagaggaactgCAGCGCaggattttaattttggaaaaattaaataatctggTGAAGGAATGGATACGGGAGATCAGTGAAAGCAAGAGCCTTCCACAAGCTGTGATTGAAAATGTTGGCGGGAAAATCTTTACGTTCGGCTCTTACAGGTTAGGAGTACACACGAAAGGTGCCGATATCGATGCGTTGTGCGTTGCTCCAAGACATGTTGACCGAAGCGACTTTTTCACCTCGTTCTATGATAAATTGAAACTACACGAAGAAGTGAAAGATTTAAGGGCTGTTGAGGAGGCGTTTGTGCCAGTTATTAAACTGTGTTTTGATGGGATAGAGATTGATATTTTGTTTGCAAGGTTGGCGCTGCAGACCATTCCAGAAGATTTGGACCTAAGAGATGACAGCCTGCTTAAAAATTTAGATATTAGATGCATAAGAAGCCTTAACGGTTGCCGGGTGACAGATGAAATTTTACATCTGGTACCCGACATTGACAACTTCAGGTTAACTCTGAGAGCTATCAAATTGTGGGCCAAATGCCACAATATCTATTCCAATATATTAGGTTTCCTGGGAGGTGTTTCCTGGGCCATGCTAGTGGCAAGAACTTGCCAGCTCTATCCAAATGCAATAGCATCGACTCTTGTACGTAAGTTTTTCTTGGTGTTTTCTGAATGGGAGTGGCCAAATCCAGTGCTACTGAAAGAGCCTGAAGAACAGAACCTTAATTTGCCTGTATGGGACCCAAGAGTAAATCCCAGTGATAGGTACCATCTTATGCCCATAATCACACCAGCGTACCCACAGCAGAACTCCACATACAATGTGTCTGTTTCAACAAGGATGGTCATGATTGAGGAGTTTAAACAAGGGCTGGCCATTACACATGAAATTTTGCTGAGTAAGGCAGAGTGGTCCAAGCTTTTTGAAGCTCCAAGCTTCTTTCAAAAGTACAAGCATTATATTGTACTTCTAGCAAGTGCACCAACAGAAAAACAACATCTAGAGTGGGTGGGCTTGGTGGAATCAAAAATCCGAATCCTGGTTGGGAGCTTGGAGAAGAATGAATTTATTACTCTGGCGCATGTGAATCCTCAGTCATTTCCAGCTCCTAAAGAAAATCCGGACAGGGAGGAATTTCGCACGATGTGGGTGATTGGGTTAGTGTTAAAAAAGCCGGAAAACTCTGACGTTCTCAGTATTGATCTCACCTATGATATCCAGTCTTTCACGGATACGGTTTATAGGCAAGCAATAAATACTAAGATGTTTGAGGTAGATATGAAAATTGCTGCAATGCATTTAAGAAGAAAGGAACTTCATCAACTACTACCTAATCAAGtgcttcagaaaaagaaagcacattcAGCGGAAGGTGTCACTTTGACAGCTTTGAATGACAACAGCCTCGACTTCTCTGTAGACAGTGAAGACGGCATGTCTGTGCCTTCGCCTACTAGCATTATGAAGACCGGCCCGACGACTGGCAGCTGTCAGGGCAGAAACAGTCCTGCTCCTGCCATAATGGTGGCATCTGTGACCAATGTGCAAGTTACTGAAGTTTCCTTGCAGCAAGCGAATCCCAGTGAAAGCCTGGGTGCGTCGGGGGAAAGCATTCCTCAGGCTGCCTCACAACCAGCCCTTTGTCCACCACCAAAGCCCACAGTTGCCAGAGTTGTTTCTTCTACACGTCTGGTAAATCATCCGCCCAGGCCTTCAGGGAGCACTGCAACAAACATAGCTAATCCTCTAGTGGGAGTCTAG